The following are encoded together in the Halorubrum lacusprofundi ATCC 49239 genome:
- a CDS encoding Cdc6/Cdc18 family protein, producing MNQDGDGGSDNGGRDIFATNSDIFENRDLLKVGYVPGLDQIVGREEQIQSVGQSIGSATVGDSPDTLLIYGKTGCGKSLVARAVTREAKQRAAENGYNFEYSYIDCSEYRTETKASRQIAREIKRSIGDPDLNIPRAGLSASDYRDMVWEMMFDYDIDSFVVILDEIDMLKDENLIRSLSRAEESGKTDGYVSLIGISNKLNYREQLDPRTDSSFRDQEIVFDPYDANRLRDILYSREEAFVDGALSESVIPKIAALAGRDHGDARKAVDTLYEAGRSAEAKNADQVNERHVDEAIEEAEIKRMQKLVSGHPTHGRYLLRSLALLTKNHEQEKNQFKTSEIYDFYKQICKKEGSDPLSLNRARRHLKEQAFLELTEIEHASEGREGAFLLHRLMAEPEIMIEGLDRANH from the coding sequence ATGAATCAAGACGGTGACGGTGGCAGCGATAATGGCGGCCGGGATATTTTCGCTACCAATTCGGACATCTTCGAAAATCGAGATCTTCTAAAAGTTGGTTATGTTCCTGGTCTTGACCAAATTGTTGGCCGAGAAGAGCAAATACAGAGTGTAGGCCAATCGATCGGATCTGCTACTGTTGGCGACTCTCCCGACACACTACTAATCTATGGGAAGACAGGATGCGGCAAGTCTCTCGTGGCTCGTGCAGTTACTCGAGAGGCAAAGCAGAGAGCTGCAGAGAACGGCTACAACTTCGAATACTCATATATCGACTGCTCCGAGTATCGAACGGAGACTAAAGCGAGTAGGCAAATCGCTCGCGAGATCAAGAGGTCGATCGGTGACCCCGATCTTAATATCCCCCGGGCAGGGCTATCGGCTTCGGATTATCGGGATATGGTTTGGGAGATGATGTTCGATTACGACATTGACTCGTTTGTCGTGATCCTGGACGAGATCGACATGCTGAAAGATGAAAACCTGATTCGTAGCCTCTCCCGAGCCGAAGAAAGCGGTAAAACGGATGGATACGTAAGCCTGATTGGAATTAGCAACAAGCTCAATTACCGAGAACAACTCGACCCACGGACTGATTCCAGCTTCCGAGATCAAGAGATCGTATTCGATCCGTACGATGCGAATCGCCTACGAGATATTCTGTACAGCAGAGAAGAAGCCTTCGTCGACGGAGCTCTCTCGGAGAGCGTCATTCCGAAGATAGCTGCACTGGCTGGGCGAGATCATGGCGATGCTCGAAAAGCAGTAGATACGCTATATGAGGCTGGACGTTCTGCAGAAGCAAAAAATGCTGATCAGGTGAATGAGAGACACGTCGATGAAGCAATAGAGGAGGCAGAAATAAAGCGGATGCAAAAACTGGTTTCTGGTCACCCTACACATGGAAGGTACTTGCTAAGGTCACTGGCACTTCTGACAAAAAACCACGAGCAGGAGAAGAATCAATTCAAGACCTCCGAAATATATGACTTCTACAAGCAAATCTGCAAGAAGGAAGGATCTGACCCTCTCTCACTTAATCGTGCCCGAAGACATCTGAAAGAACAGGCTTTCTTGGAATTGACTGAGATAGAACACGCCTCCGAGGGTCGTGAAGGTGCTTTCTTACTTCATCG